gagctggggtggcttggtcggattccctgactaaaaatattgatacccttgacagggacagtattttattgactatagagcatttaaaggatgcatttctatatatgcgagatgcacagagggatatttgcactctggcatcaagagtaagtgcgatgtccatatctgccagaagatgtttatggacacgacagtggtcaggtgatgcagattccaaacggcacaaaggtgtattgccgtataaaggaagaggagttatttggggtcggtccatcggacctggtggccacggcaactgctggaaaatccaccgtttttaccctaagtcacatctctgcagaaaaagacaccgtcttttcagcctcagtcctttcgtccctataagagtcatatttgcccagggatagaggaaagggaagaagactgcagcaggcagcccattcccaggaacagaagctttccaccgcttctgccaagctctcagcatgacgctgggaacgtacaggacccctggatcctacaagtagtatcccaggggtacagattggaatgtcgaaacgtttccccctcgcaggctcctgaagtctgctttaccaaggtatccctccgacaaggaggcagtatgggaaaaaattcacaagctgtattcccagcaggtgataatcaaattacccctcctacaacaagaaaaggggtattattccacactatattgtggtactgaagccagaaggctaggtgagacctattctaaatctaaaaaaatttgaacacttacaaaggttcaaatcaagatggagtcactcagagcagtgataacgaaccaggaagaaggggactatatagtgtcccgggacatcagggatgcttacctccatgtcccaaatttgcccttctcactaagggtacctcaggttcgtggtatagaactgtcactgtcagtttcagacgctgccgtttggattgtcaacggcaccccgggtctttaccaaggtaatggccgaaatgatgattcttcttcgaagaaaaggcgtcttaattaccccttacttggacgatctcctgataagggcaaagtccagggaacagttggaggtcggagtagcactatctcggatactgctacaacagcacggatggattctaaatattccaaaatcgcagctgatcctgacgacacgtctgctgtgcctagggatgattctggacacagtccagaaaaaggtgtttctcccggaagagaaagccagggagttatccgagctagtcaagaacctcctaaaaccaggaaaagtgtcagtgcatcattgcacaagggtcctggtaaaaatggtggcttcctacgaagcaattccattcggcagatttcacgcaagaacttttcagtgggatctgctggacaaatggtccggatcgcatcttcagatgcatcagcggataaccctatatccaaggacaagggtgtctctcctgtggtggttacagagtgctcatcttctagagggccgcagattcggcattcaggattggatgctggtgaccacggaggccagcccgagaggctggggagcagtcacacaaggaaaaaatttccagggagtgtgatcaagtctggagacttttctccacataaatatactggagctaagggtaaatttataatgctctaagcttagcaagacctctgcttcaaggtcagccggtattgatccagtgggaaaaacatcacggcagtcgcccacgtaaacagacagggcggcacaagaagcaggagggcaatggcaaaaactgcaaggacttttcgctgggcggaaaatcatgtgatagcactgtcagcagtgtttcattccgggagtggaaactgggaagcagacttcctcagcaggcacgacctccacccgggagagtggaaacttcatcggggggttttttccacatgattgtgaaccgttgggaaataccaaaggtggacatgatggcgtcccgtctgaacaaaaaacgggacaggtattgcgccaggtcaagagaccctcaggcaatagctgtggacgttctggtaacaccgtgggtgtaccagtcggtgtatgtgttccctcctctgcttctcatacctaaggtactgagaattataagacgtagaggagtaagaactatactcatggctccggattggccaagaaggacttggtacccggaacttcaagagatgctcacagaggacttatggcctctgccgctaagaagggacttgcttcagcaagtaccatgtctgttccaagacttaccgcagctgcgtttgacggcatggcggtggaacgccggatcctaagggaaaaaggcattccggaagaggtcattcctaccctggtcaaagccaggaaggaggtgaccacacaacattatcaccacatgtggcgaaaatatgttgcgtggtgtgaggccaggaaggccccacgaagaaatttcaactcggtcgattcctgcatttcctgcaaacaggagtgtctatgggcctcaaattggggcccattaaggttccaatttcggccctgtcgattttcttccagaaagaattggcttcagttcctgaagtccagaagtttgtcaagggagtattgcatatacaacccccttttgtgcctccagtggcactgtgggatctcaacgtagttctgggattcctcaaatcacattggtttaaaaccagtcaaatctgtggatttgaagcatatcacatgaaaagtgaccatgctcttggccctggcctgggccaggcgagtgtcaaattggtgggttttttctcaaaaaagcccatatctgtttgtccattcggacagggcagagctgcggactcgtccccagttctctccctaaggtggtgtcagtgtttcacctgaaccagcttattgtggtgccttgcgcctactagggacttggaggactccaagttgctggatgttgtcagggccctgaaagtataggttccaggacggctggagtcaggaaaactgacttgctgttatcctgtatgcacccaacaaactgggtgctcttgcttctaagcagactattgctagttggatgtgtaatacaattcagcttgcacattctgtggcaggcctgccacagccaaaatatgtaaatgcccattccacaaggaaggtgggctcatcttgggcggctgcccgaggggtctcggctttacaactttgccgagcggctatttagtcaggggcaaacacgtttgtaaaatcctacaaatttgataccctggctaaggaggacctggagttctctcattcggtgctgcagagtcatccgcactctcccgcccgtttgggagctttggtataatccccatggtcctttcaggaaccccagcatccactaggacgatagagaaaataagaatttacttaccgataattctatttctcggagtccgtagtggatgctgggcgcccatcccaagtgcggattatctgcattacttgtacatagttacaaaaatcgggttattattgttgtgagccttcttttcagaggctccgctgttatcatactgctaactgggttcagatcacaggttgtacagtgtgattggtgtggctggtatgagtcttacccgggattcaaaatccttccttattgtgtacgctcgtccgggcacagtatcctaactgaggcttggaggagggtcatagggggaggagccagtgcacaccacctgatcctaaagctttactttttgtgccctgtctcctgcggagccgctattccccatggtcctttcaggaaccccagcatccactacggactccgagaaatagaattatcggtaagtaaattcttattttcaccccCTGTCCTGACACCACTCCATGTATCTTTTCCAtattctgtagtagtgcatggctggaaaaacccatgcaagtacagggagtatGTACAATTTCCGCACACTTAGGTCCGTGGTGGGGATCGAACACATGATCTCAGTTCCTTAGTGCTgtaaggtagtaatgctaaccattacaccatctgtactgtgattGACTGGCTTCCGAGCGGCTATCATCCTACATACCCTGGGTATGAAAGAGAATGCTGGAAAAATGGACACTCTTCTGTAAGACCGTGAAAGGTTCAATGCATCCACTCCTGGATCTCTCAGTCTGGTCCCATACCCGGGCAACTGATGATTGTAACAAAACGCCCTTAGCTGAGATAGGCCCCATCTCCTCACTCCCATCACCAAGACTTGTGGACGTAGACACCACACTCTAGGATGCATGTCCCTGCGACTGATATAGTCTGCCTCCTAGTTTCCACTCTTGGAATGAACAACGCCAAGAGGACGATGGTGTGCCTCACTgttcacaacaagatctttgtggcctcctttcGCTTCTTGTTTCTCCCTCATGGGATATGTATGTTGTtgctattacattgtccgactgtatccgtaGGTTCTCGGCTAAGAGAAGAGCTTTTGTAAACAGCTCTGTGTTTGAGAATATTTATGGGTAGAACGCTCTCTTGTGgcgtccatctgccctgaaactgatgttcctctaaAACGGTAACCCaaactctgagactggcatccgttgtgaggatcCTCCAATTCTAAAACCCgtatctcttgcctgctgcgagatttcTGTGCAATGACCACCAATTTATTGAGAGTTTCGGACCTGTGTCGACCGCCATATTCTCTGACGTAGAGACCCGTGTGaatctgctccctgagcaatgaggctctggaatgaagtctgccgtactgtagagcctcaaaagacgccaccatcttcccgagaagctgTACACATTGATGTAAGGAAACAGTTTTGGATCTGTAATACCTGATCCACCAGCTTCCTTATGTTTTCTGGCAGAAACTTCCTCAAATTGTATCGTGTCCAACCTTAGACCGAAGACTCTAAACCTTTGCGTTGATATCCGGTTGGATTTCTTGAAGTTCACAATCTAACCGTGTGATTTAAAAATTGATGAGTTGTCTGCGCATCTCTGATCAGCTGTTCTTGAAAGTGGACAGTGATCAGCGGCTCGTCTCGCTAATGTGTCATCGTGATACTGAacactcaatcttgcgatcagtatTGCCATGAACTTCGTAAAAcctcttggggctgatgatagtcGAAATGGTAAGGCTTTGATCTGGTAGTGATCTTTCTCCAGTGCAAATCTTAAGTAGGCTCGGTGAGGGGTTCAATTTGGTacaagaaggtaagcatcctttatgtccatggacaccatgaacACTACTAGTTCCAAACCTGCAATAACAAGCTggattgactccatcttgaatctgtaaaccGTTAGAAACTTGTTAAAAATTTTTAAAGTGAATATCGGTCTGACCATCCCTTAcagttttggcactacaaaaagatttgaataaaatcctgATCCTCCTTAAGAGTCCGGGAGCTGGTAACCCTTGGAGAGAATTTTGTTTATCCAAACTTCTGGTGAGAATCTGGCCCAGGTGTCCTGAAATCCTTCCAGCCGTGCGCCcatcaagggggaccccaggtgagctgggagaccgtcatgtcacggtcttgtcagcaggcttGTCCTGCTTGTTGTCTGGGAACGACCTCTAACTGTCTCCATGAGTTTTCCTCTTAACCGGTGGAGTGGTTCTCGCATAATGGCTCAGTAACTTTGTCAAGGAGCAGTAGTtcccacgtgctgtacctccagcacaatttttcaaactgagggatgaggggcgtgaagggggaggagccggctgtgcagacaatgtttaatttttagattgtgccactcctctggttgcaagcttcacacccctactgtataagctgttccagtgtcTCCGAGTGAATGAAAGAGAAATATTAAATTGTTTTCCACATACAAGACATCAATGCTGTATTTAGGTTATTCATTATCCCTTGAACATTCCAAGACTGGATCAAGGCTTGCTAGTTCAGTTAGTAATAGGCAGTGTAGATGCAGCTTTACTCAGTAAGGGAAGTTTTCTccagacttaagggccccatacacttacgcgacatgtccgtctgacatgtcgccggcgatcaccccggcagcctccccggggtcaagatcgcccaagatacatcgtatgttgtccttttgcatacgatgtatcttgggcgatcccagccgtgcctgcggggtcggacatgattgaatgtgcagcacattcaatctggaggatccgatgctcacaggaacggtcatcgaaaacacatccaaaatgacCATTTTCAccagatatatcgggccgaatgcccaaaatcggattaaatcgggcattatcgtcctagtgtatggggcccttaactagtGCTGCATACCAAAGCTATACCACCCACAGAAGTAACAGCTAATTACACTGAGGAACAGGAGAAACTGCAAAATGTACCCACACttatgtagtgttcattctagcaccctgcacctttcaaatcctgtgcagttcttctttcctgcctggggtgtcactctttgCTCCGGTGCTTCTCAGcaaacacaggtctgtatcacagcgctgagtaacagatcagagtgtgctgagaagcaccacagcaaaGACATTAAAGGATAAGATATAATCACAATTCTCCACGGGCAAAGCCCCCCAATTTATCAACCATAGTTATAATTAATAAAACATTGATTTTCTTTGTACGATGAACCACGTTAAGGGCACATTTGTTTTCTTAAAATTTAGAAATTGGATTTCAAAAGAGGCGGGACCGAGCCTTTGTACCTGTTCAAGTATTTGCCAACGTTTGGGTCTGCCTCCTCCAGCTGTAACAGCTTGAAAGTGCTGAAACGAAAAATAAATGGTGTGTAAAGAGTGACTGGAATGTTTTGTCGTCGTATGTAGAGGTTTTAGAGGTAGAAATTCCTTACACTCTCTCGGCTCTGCGACAGACGGCCCTGGCCACATGCAGCGACGCGCTGGCCTTACCCCCTGACTAAAGGGAAAGAGAAGAAGTCAGTGTTATTCCGCATCGCAAAGCAATAATATCATAGGCTATTAAATACAATCTATAACACATGGGGATATGGTCACGTTACCCTATGTCTGAATTGCTCAGTTGAAGGCTAAGAGCCAGACGGATCTGATTAATGGATTTTAATGAGTTTTAGCATACAAAGCATATTTACGCATCTTTGTGTATCTCCAGCCAACTCAAGCAGAGCATGGTTGGATTTCTCTTCCTGTGCAATTGGCATTTCAGGGCGGGAACTGAGCAGTGATATTGCGCTCGCACAGGGCTGTCCTGTCTAGTGGGTGTGTGAGCTAGAGGTCTGTGCTATCCTGACCCACGCGGACGGCGAATGGCCACTTTGTGTTGACCCAGAATCAGTCCCTAAGGCGTTTTGACAATGGAACCAATGGAAGAGGAGATCCTTATGTTCTGAAATACCCATATATAACATGCTCCTTATAAGGGGTTTTTCTTTTATGAAGACTACTTATAGAAGGTGCAAGTCGCCACCAAAACCACACTTACCAATTAAGTATCTACATTAAATGTGTAACTTGCACACGTATGAGCAATCTCAATTATTAAGCCTCTAAGATTCCCACCAATCACAGAAGGGAAGAGGAGAGAATGGTCACAAAGGGACCAATCAGTAAGAGATTAACCAGCTGCACTGAACATGTGACAGCCAATAGCAAACACGGCTTTAGACTATAATCATGGCTTAAATAACCAGATTCTAGCTGTTCTTTAATACAATGTACCATTTAAatgaaagctagaatctgattggttgctacaggccaCACCCGATTGTGTTCTTTGGAAAGACTCCACCTACGTTTGTTGATTAATGCTACATAGCCGTTTAGCAAGTCAGCGCCCGATGAAGGGGGTAATTGACCGTAGGCCACGATACTCTAGGAAACAACTCCTGACTTTACAATTAGCAGAGATTGTGGCGCTTGCCGCAACTCTTCAGCTATCCCATCTGTCCCAGTGGGAGTGTTACCACAAAGCTACATACATGCAATGACCGGCTCTCACACAATACAGTGACATAGCGCATGTGTAAAGTTAACGAGAAGCCGCTGCCATTATGTCGGACGTACAGGTAGAATGAAGCTGGCCAATGGGGGAAGCTGCAGAGTGTACTCGTCAATCCATCGCTCCAGCTCCTGGACTGGGTCAGCGCTAAACGTGGTCCTGACTGTAAAGAGAAGAAACAAATCACAAGATGGCCGACAGGACAGTGACCACTGTCAGATTACGAGGTCGTAAAACAAGAACATTGCTGTTACTAGAGTGGGAGAGACGCCAGTCAGTGTTGGCAGCCTGAGCGTGCCCATAGCGTCTCTATACAGCTGCCTGGCAGCGTACCTGGGGAGCGCTACTGACCGTCTGCAATGTGCACATATAAAACTAGCGCGaggtacaggaagccagctctccagTATAGACCAGGGGCTGGTCTTCATGGGCTATGGACTTCCCCCTATTACCCAGAtttctttttaaaaaatatatatagaaaattaAAGAATATCTACCAATCTATAGTAGGTGAATTACTACAATGACGTATGTTCCATTTACCTTTGTGGCTGTCTCTAGCAGAGGACAGGGGAGTTGCAATATTGGAGCCAATATCCTGCAGCATGcactgtatctgcaggggagagatgCCATGcattacacaccactgtgctacaacaCCTCTACAGTCTTACACGGTCATATGACACAGATTTAAAACAAGACTTCTGCCCAATCTTCTGCCCAGCCGCTACAGGACTCCGGAGTGGTAAGTATTGAAGAAACAGGGTGCAGGGTTTGTGGTGATATCTCCCCTGGAACCAGGGGCCGTGTGTACCGCACAACCTGCACTCATTGTATATACGCCACTGATctatagggccccatacactagaacgataatgcccgatttcatgcaTTAGGGCCGATAGATCAGGTGACTTCGGGCATGTtgaaggtgtttccgatccgatgcgcgttcccatgagcatcggatcccctatattgaatgtgctgcactaacAATCATGTGCGactccgcaggcatggctgggatcgcatacgatgtatcgtatgcaatcTTGCCGCCAGAGAGGCTGCCGGGGTGACCGCCTGCGGCATGACGGTAGGATATGTCGTGTTAGTGTATGGGGCCCCCTTTAGTGCTTCACACCAAACCCCCGGATGACAGAACAGTAGCGGTAATAGAGGCGCCGTTACCTTCTCAAGCTGCGACACACACTGGAGACTGGCATCCAGGCAGAACTCTCTTGCCAGCCTGGAAAGCAGAAAGAAGAGATGAGAGAAGGAATACCATTCTATGCTCAGCctctatgagggggggggggtcgacTGTCCAGATGGGGTATGGAATAGGACATATATCACCGTGTTCATTGTAAGTCCGCTATTAGTGCATGCTGATTTTAAGGCTACACAAATATTTATTATGGCTAGAAAAATTGTAAGAATAAACATCCTCAACAACGGATAGATTATAGCAAAAACACCTTCTGCAGCGACACGTCATTGTCACCCAACTGTCATACACCCGACGCGTGTGGGGATACAGTCAAGTTCTGCAATCGGTTCGAGTGAGGACAAGATCTATAAGATATGCCACTACTTGGCGAGGGGTATACTCTGTTCTT
This Pseudophryne corroboree isolate aPseCor3 chromosome 3 unlocalized genomic scaffold, aPseCor3.hap2 SUPER_3_unloc_1, whole genome shotgun sequence DNA region includes the following protein-coding sequences:
- the MMAB gene encoding corrinoid adenosyltransferase MMAB isoform X2, whose amino-acid sequence is MSGGRAIGRFGGLKGPTQDDGGVASSQRETKTKTFPKIYTKTGDKGYSSTYTGERRPKDDLVFEALGATDELSSALGLAREFCLDASLQCVSQLEKIQCMLQDIGSNIATPLSSARDSHKVRTTFSADPVQELERWIDEYTLQLPPLASFILPSGGKASASLHVARAVCRRAERVTFKLLQLEEADPNVGKYLNRLSDYLFTLARFVAKAEGRPETIYRTGHP
- the MMAB gene encoding corrinoid adenosyltransferase MMAB isoform X3, with the protein product MAASMRQVLRSLVALRCGVTAWGCSGRRLYSSGTGGGGREVEESSQRETKTKTFPKIYTKTGDKGYSSTYTGERRPKDDLVFEALGATDELSSALGLAREFCLDASLQCVSQLEKIQCMLQDIGSNIATPLSSARDSHKVRTTFSADPVQELERWIDEYTLQLPPLASFILPSGGKASASLHVARAVCRRAERVTFKLLQLEEADPNVGKYLNRTCS